In a genomic window of Streptococcus mitis NCTC 12261:
- a CDS encoding DHH family phosphoesterase, translated as MKKFYVSPIFPLILGIVAFGVLSVQLVFVTNTLVTLFLLLLILGSYILLFIHQRDYYSKSEVEQIQYVNHQAEDSLTTLLEQMPVGVIKLDLSSGEVEWFNPYAELILTNEVGEIDVALIQTIIKASVGNPGSYATLGEIRYSVHMDKVSGVLYFFDVSGEYEATVELVTSRPVIGIVSVDNYDDLEDETSESDISHINSFVANFVSEFAGKHAMFSRRVSMDRFYLFTDYTVLEGLMNDKFSVIDSFREESKQRQLPLTLSMGFSYGDGNHDEIGKVALLNLNLAEVRGGDQVVVKENDETKNPVYFGGGSAASIKRTRTRTRAMMTAISDKIRSVDQVFVVGHKNLDMDALGSAVGMQLFASNVTENSYAIYDEEQMSPDIERAVSFLEKEGVTKLLSVKDAMGMVTNRSLLILVDHSKTALTLSKDFYDLFTQTIVIDHHRRDQDFPDNAVITYIESGASSASELVTELIQFQNSKKNRLSRMQASVLMAGMMLDTKNFTSRVTSRTFDVASYLRTRGSDSIAIQEMAATDFEEYREVNELILQGRKLGSDVLIAEAKDSKCYDTVVISKAADAMLAMSGIEASFVLAKNTQGFISISARSRSKLNVQRIMEELGGGGHFNLAAAQIKDSTLSEAGEKLTEIVLNEIKEKEKEE; from the coding sequence ATGAAAAAATTTTATGTAAGTCCTATTTTCCCCTTAATATTAGGAATAGTGGCGTTCGGAGTGCTATCTGTGCAACTTGTTTTTGTAACGAATACACTGGTAACGCTATTTCTTTTGCTACTTATTTTGGGTTCATATATTTTACTATTTATCCATCAGAGAGACTACTACTCAAAGAGTGAAGTAGAACAAATCCAGTATGTAAACCACCAAGCTGAAGATAGTTTGACAACCTTGTTAGAACAGATGCCTGTCGGAGTTATTAAACTAGACTTATCGTCAGGTGAAGTTGAATGGTTCAATCCTTACGCTGAATTGATTTTGACTAATGAAGTGGGCGAGATTGATGTTGCATTAATTCAAACAATTATAAAGGCTTCTGTGGGGAATCCAGGTTCTTATGCTACCTTGGGTGAGATCCGTTATTCGGTTCATATGGACAAGGTATCTGGAGTTCTTTATTTCTTTGATGTGTCTGGAGAATACGAAGCGACTGTTGAGTTAGTGACAAGTCGACCTGTGATTGGGATTGTTTCTGTTGACAACTATGATGATTTAGAAGATGAAACATCGGAGTCTGATATCAGTCATATCAATAGTTTTGTAGCCAATTTTGTTTCAGAATTTGCTGGTAAACATGCCATGTTCTCCCGTCGAGTAAGTATGGATCGCTTTTATCTATTTACGGACTACACGGTGCTTGAGGGATTGATGAACGATAAATTTTCTGTTATTGATTCTTTCAGAGAAGAGTCGAAACAGAGACAGTTGCCCTTGACCTTAAGTATGGGATTTTCTTATGGTGATGGAAATCATGATGAGATAGGGAAAGTTGCTTTGCTCAATTTGAACTTGGCTGAAGTGCGTGGTGGCGACCAAGTGGTTGTCAAGGAAAACGACGAAACGAAAAATCCAGTTTATTTTGGTGGTGGATCTGCTGCCTCAATCAAGCGTACACGTACACGTACGCGCGCTATGATGACAGCTATTTCAGATAAGATTCGTAGTGTGGATCAGGTTTTTGTAGTTGGTCACAAAAATCTAGATATGGATGCTCTTGGCTCTGCTGTAGGTATGCAGTTGTTTGCCAGCAATGTGACTGAAAATAGCTATGCTATTTATGACGAAGAACAAATGTCGCCGGATATTGAACGAGCTGTTTCATTCTTAGAAAAAGAAGGAGTTACAAAGTTGTTGTCTGTTAAGGATGCAATGGGGATGGTGACCAATCGTTCTTTGTTGATTCTTGTAGACCATTCAAAGACAGCTTTAACTTTATCAAAAGATTTTTATGATTTATTTACCCAAACCATCGTCATTGACCACCATCGAAGGGATCAGGATTTCCCAGACAATGCAGTTATCACTTATATCGAAAGTGGTGCAAGTAGTGCCAGTGAGTTGGTAACGGAATTGATTCAGTTCCAGAATTCTAAGAAAAATCGTTTGAGTCGTATGCAAGCAAGTGTCTTGATGGCTGGTATGATGTTGGATACTAAAAATTTCACATCACGAGTGACTAGTAGGACATTTGATGTTGCTAGCTATCTCAGAACGCGCGGAAGTGATAGTATTGCTATTCAGGAAATGGCTGCAACAGATTTTGAAGAATATCGTGAGGTCAATGAACTGATTTTACAGGGACGTAAATTAGGTTCAGATGTACTAATAGCAGAGGCTAAGGACTCGAAATGCTATGATACAGTTGTTATTAGTAAGGCAGCAGATGCCATGTTAGCTATGTCAGGTATTGAAGCGAGTTTTGTTCTTGCGAAGAATACACAAGGATTTATCTCTATCTCAGCTCGCAGTCGTAGTAAGCTGAATGTACAACGGATTATGGAAGAGCTGGGAGGTGGAGGCCACTTTAATTTGGCAGCAGCTCAAATTAAGGATTCAACCTTGTCAGAAGCAGGTGAAAAACTGACAGAAATTGTATTAAATGAAATAAAGGAAAAGGAGAAAGAAGAATGA
- the hpf gene encoding ribosome hibernation-promoting factor, HPF/YfiA family encodes MIKYSIRGENLEVTEAIRDYVVSKLEKIEKYFQAEQELDARVNLKVYREKTAKVEVTIPLGSITLRAEDVSQDMYGSIDLVTDKIERQIRKNKTKIERKNKNKVATSQLFTDALVEDTNVAQSRVVRSKQIDLKPMDLEEAILQMDLLGHDFFIYVDVEDQTTNVIYRREDGEIGLLEVKES; translated from the coding sequence ATGATTAAATATAGTATCCGTGGTGAAAACCTAGAAGTAACAGAAGCAATTCGTGATTATGTAGTTTCTAAACTCGAAAAGATCGAAAAGTATTTTCAAGCTGAACAAGAGTTGGATGCTCGAGTCAACTTGAAGGTGTATCGTGAAAAAACGGCTAAAGTGGAGGTGACGATTCCGCTTGGCTCAATTACTCTTCGTGCAGAAGATGTGTCTCAAGATATGTATGGTTCAATTGACCTTGTAACCGATAAAATTGAACGTCAGATTCGTAAAAATAAAACAAAAATCGAGCGTAAAAATAAAAACAAGGTAGCAACTAGTCAATTATTTACAGATGCTTTGGTGGAAGATACAAATGTTGCCCAATCCAGAGTTGTTCGTTCAAAACAAATTGATTTAAAACCAATGGATTTGGAAGAAGCTATTCTACAGATGGATTTGTTGGGACATGATTTCTTTATCTATGTGGATGTTGAAGATCAGACAACCAATGTGATTTATCGTCGTGAAGATGGCGAGATTGGCTTGTTAGAAGTTAAAGAATCTTAA
- a CDS encoding ComF family protein has product MKCLLCGQTMKAVLTFSSLLLLKNDASCLCLDCDSTFERIGEENCPNCMKTDLSMKCQDCQLWCKEGVEVSHRAIFIYNQAMKDFFSRYKFDGDFLLRKVFASVLSEELKKYKEYQFVVIPLSPERLLERGFNQVEGLVEAAGFAYLDLLEKREERASSSKSRSERLETEFPFFIKSGVTIPKKILLIDDIYTTGTTINRVKKLLEEAGAEDVKTFSLVR; this is encoded by the coding sequence ATGAAGTGTTTATTATGTGGGCAGACTATGAAGGCTGTTTTAACTTTCAGTAGTCTTTTACTTCTGAAGAATGATGCCTCCTGTCTTTGTTTAGATTGTGATTCTACTTTTGAGAGGATTGGAGAAGAGAACTGCCCAAACTGTATGAAAACAGATTTGTCAATGAAGTGTCAAGACTGTCAACTTTGGTGTAAAGAAGGAGTTGAGGTCAGTCATAGAGCGATTTTTATTTACAATCAAGCTATGAAGGATTTTTTCAGTCGGTATAAGTTTGATGGAGACTTCCTTTTAAGAAAAGTTTTTGCTTCAGTTTTAAGTGAGGAGTTAAAAAAGTACAAAGAGTATCAATTTGTTGTAATTCCCCTAAGTCCTGAAAGATTGCTCGAGAGGGGATTTAACCAGGTTGAAGGTTTAGTTGAAGCAGCAGGGTTTGCGTATCTGGATTTATTAGAAAAGAGAGAAGAGCGAGCTAGTTCTTCTAAAAGTCGCTCAGAGCGTTTGGAGACAGAATTTCCTTTCTTTATTAAAAGTGGAGTCACTATTCCTAAAAAAATCCTACTTATAGATGATATTTACACTACTGGAACAACTATAAATCGTGTGAAGAAGCTGTTGGAAGAAGCGGGTGCTGAGGATGTAAAAACATTTTCCCTTGTAAGATGA
- a CDS encoding DEAD/DEAH box helicase has protein sequence MKVNPNYLGRLFTENELTEEERQLAEKLPAMRKEKGKLFCQRCNSTILEEWYLPIGTYYCRECLLMKRVRSDQSLYYFPQEDFPKQDVLKWRGQLTPFQDKVSQGLLQAVDKQEPSLVHAVTGAGKTEMIYQVVAKVINAGGAVCLASPRIDVCLELYKRLQKDFACEIALLHGESEPYFRTPLVVATTHQLLKFYQAFDLLIVDEVDAFPYVDNPMLYHAVKNSVKENGLRIFLTATSTDELDRKVRIGELKRLSLPRRFHGNPLIIPKPVWLSDFNHCLEKSRLSPKLKSYIEKQRKTGYPLLIFASEIKKGEQLKEIIQEQFPNEKIGFVSSITENRLEQVQAFRDRELTILISTTILERGVTFPCVDVFVVEANHRLFTKSSLIQIGGRVGRSMDRPTGDLLFFHDGLNTSIKKAIKEIQQMNKEAGL, from the coding sequence ATGAAAGTAAATCCAAATTATCTCGGTCGCTTGTTTACTGAGAATGAATTAACAGAAGAGGAACGTCAGTTGGCGGAGAAACTTCCAGCAATGAGAAAGGAGAAAGGGAAACTTTTCTGTCAACGTTGTAATAGTACTATTCTAGAAGAATGGTATTTGCCCATCGGTACTTACTATTGTAGGGAGTGTTTACTGATGAAGCGAGTCAGGAGTGATCAATCTTTATACTATTTCCCACAGGAGGATTTTCCGAAGCAAGATGTTCTTAAATGGCGTGGTCAATTAACCCCTTTTCAAGATAAGGTATCACAGGGACTGCTTCAAGCGGTAGACAAGCAAGAGCCAAGCTTGGTTCACGCTGTAACAGGAGCTGGAAAGACAGAAATGATTTATCAAGTAGTAGCTAAAGTGATCAATGCGGGTGGTGCAGTGTGTTTGGCCAGTCCTCGCATAGACGTTTGTTTGGAGCTGTATAAGCGCCTGCAAAAGGATTTTGCTTGTGAGATAGCCCTCCTACATGGAGAATCAGAGCCGTATTTTCGAACACCACTAGTTGTTGCGACGACCCATCAGTTATTGAAGTTTTATCAAGCTTTTGATTTACTGATAGTGGATGAAGTAGATGCCTTTCCTTATGTTGACAATCCTATGCTTTACCATGCTGTCAAGAATAGTGTAAAGGAGAATGGCTTGAGAATCTTTTTAACAGCAACTTCTACCGATGAGTTAGATAGGAAGGTTCGCATCGGAGAATTAAAACGATTGAGTTTGCCAAGACGATTTCATGGAAATCCTTTGATTATTCCTAAACCTGTCTGGTTATCCGATTTTAATCACTGTTTAGAGAAAAGTCGGTTGTCACCAAAGCTAAAGTCTTATATTGAGAAGCAGAGAAAGACAGGTTATCCGTTACTCATTTTTGCTTCAGAGATTAAGAAAGGGGAACAGTTAAAAGAAATCATACAGGAGCAATTTCCAAATGAGAAAATTGGCTTTGTATCTTCTATCACAGAAAATCGATTAGAGCAGGTACAAGCTTTTCGAGATAGAGAACTGACAATACTTATCAGTACGACGATATTGGAGCGTGGAGTTACCTTCCCTTGTGTTGACGTTTTCGTAGTAGAGGCCAATCATCGTCTGTTTACCAAGTCTAGTTTAATACAGATTGGAGGACGTGTCGGTCGGAGTATGGACAGACCGACAGGAGATTTGCTTTTCTTCCATGACGGGTTAAATACTTCAATCAAAAAGGCAATTAAGGAAATTCAACAGATGAATAAGGAGGCGGGTCTATGA
- a CDS encoding YigZ family protein, whose translation MEFRTIKEDGQVQEEIKKSRFICHAKRVYSEEEARDFITAIKKEHYKATHNCSAFIIGERSGIKRTSDDGEPSGTAGVPMLGVLENHNLTNVCVVVTRYFGGIKLGAGGLIRAYAGSVALAVKEIGIIEIKEQAGIAIQMSYAQYQEYSNFLKEYNLMELDTNFTDQVDTMIYVDKEEKETIKAALVEFFNGKVTLTDQGLREVEVPVNLV comes from the coding sequence ATGGAATTTAGAACAATTAAAGAGGACGGACAAGTCCAAGAAGAAATCAAAAAATCCCGCTTTATCTGTCATGCCAAGCGTGTTTATAGCGAAGAAGAGGCTCGTGACTTCATTACTGCCATCAAGAAAGAGCACTACAAAGCTACTCATAACTGCTCTGCCTTCATTATTGGGGAACGTAGTGGAATCAAACGGACAAGTGATGATGGTGAGCCCAGTGGGACTGCTGGCGTTCCCATGCTTGGGGTACTAGAAAATCACAATCTTACTAATGTCTGTGTGGTAGTGACACGCTACTTTGGTGGCATTAAACTAGGCGCTGGAGGATTGATTCGTGCTTACGCTGGCAGTGTTGCCTTAGCTGTCAAAGAAATTGGCATCATTGAAATAAAGGAACAGGCTGGCATTGCTATTCAAATGTCTTACGCTCAGTACCAAGAGTACAGTAACTTCCTTAAGGAATATAATCTCATGGAACTGGATACAAACTTTACAGATCAAGTCGATACGATGATTTATGTTGATAAAGAAGAAAAAGAAACTATTAAAGCTGCACTTGTAGAGTTTTTTAATGGAAAAGTCACTTTAACTGATCAAGGTTTACGAGAAGTTGAAGTTCCTGTAAACTTAGTGTAA
- a CDS encoding PH domain-containing protein: MAFGKFIQGLAGNFSEQNKETLIKEYGQYLLENEEIQSGYKLIRDSIIFTNIRIIFTDKQGATGRKMSIKSIFLMNIVNVEMETAGAGIDDSEITITYLENVFLKAHNEHFNAHKFEFPKKTDIIPLYTYLLELAYHNRLKINGLDL; the protein is encoded by the coding sequence ATGGCATTTGGTAAATTCATTCAAGGACTCGCTGGTAACTTTAGCGAGCAAAACAAAGAAACTCTTATCAAAGAATATGGACAATATCTACTAGAAAATGAAGAAATTCAAAGTGGATATAAACTGATTCGTGATTCAATTATATTTACAAATATCCGTATTATCTTTACAGATAAACAAGGCGCTACTGGTCGTAAGATGTCTATTAAATCAATCTTTTTGATGAACATTGTTAACGTTGAAATGGAAACTGCAGGAGCAGGTATAGATGATAGTGAAATTACTATTACTTATTTAGAAAATGTCTTTCTAAAAGCACACAATGAGCATTTTAATGCTCATAAATTTGAATTCCCTAAGAAAACGGATATCATTCCACTTTACACCTATTTATTAGAATTAGCTTATCACAATCGCTTGAAAATTAACGGCTTAGACCTGTGA